In the Advenella kashmirensis WT001 genome, one interval contains:
- a CDS encoding enolase C-terminal domain-like protein, with amino-acid sequence MKITRIIESPVHLKSNISNALVNFSEHTVSLVAVVTDQIRNNKPVVGLAFNSIGRYAQSGILNSRMIPRIEQEPPDALLDQNGMICPEKVLACALRNEKPGGHGDRAAAASALELAIWDLNGKLQDCPVSQLIRQRYRLDHDGHRVFVYAAGGYYYEGEGSRKLKEELQSYRDSGFTMYKMKIGGASLSEDMRRIEDALTVAGEGWNLAVDANGRFDLAAARAYARSIQPYQLRWFEEAGDPLDFELNAMVTNEYEGPIATGENLFSRQDVKNLTLYGGMRCDRDIFQMDSGLAYGITEYARMLNEMESRGFSRKFCFPHGGQLMALQVVAGFGLGGSEVYPGIFQPMGGYGSTTKIVDGMVNVPDAPGFGFECKPQLFSLFAKMIG; translated from the coding sequence ATGAAAATTACCCGCATTATTGAAAGTCCTGTGCATTTGAAAAGTAATATTTCGAATGCATTGGTCAATTTCTCCGAGCACACGGTGTCACTTGTGGCAGTCGTGACTGACCAGATACGCAACAACAAGCCGGTAGTCGGCTTGGCTTTCAACTCGATTGGCCGGTACGCGCAAAGCGGCATTCTAAACAGCCGGATGATTCCCAGAATAGAACAGGAGCCGCCTGACGCATTATTGGACCAGAACGGGATGATTTGCCCGGAAAAAGTATTGGCTTGTGCGCTGCGTAACGAAAAGCCGGGCGGGCATGGAGATCGTGCCGCGGCTGCCAGCGCCCTGGAGCTGGCTATTTGGGATCTGAATGGCAAGCTGCAGGATTGCCCGGTGAGCCAGTTGATCCGGCAGCGTTACCGATTGGATCACGATGGACATCGTGTATTTGTCTACGCTGCCGGTGGTTACTATTATGAAGGCGAGGGGAGTCGCAAACTCAAGGAAGAACTGCAATCCTATCGCGACAGCGGCTTTACGATGTACAAAATGAAAATCGGCGGCGCAAGCCTGAGCGAAGACATGCGCCGGATTGAGGATGCCCTGACCGTGGCAGGAGAGGGCTGGAATCTGGCGGTGGACGCCAACGGCCGATTTGATCTTGCCGCCGCAAGAGCATATGCCAGGAGCATTCAACCATATCAGCTGCGCTGGTTCGAAGAAGCCGGCGACCCATTGGATTTCGAGTTAAATGCAATGGTTACAAACGAATATGAGGGACCGATAGCGACAGGTGAGAATCTGTTCTCGCGCCAGGATGTGAAGAACCTGACGTTGTATGGTGGAATGCGTTGCGATCGTGATATTTTCCAGATGGATTCGGGACTGGCGTATGGCATCACGGAATATGCGCGCATGCTAAATGAAATGGAAAGTCGCGGCTTCAGCCGAAAATTTTGTTTTCCGCATGGCGGCCAATTGATGGCGTTGCAGGTGGTGGCCGGTTTTGGTTTGGGAGGATCCGAGGTCTATCCGGGTATATTTCAGCCTATGGGTGGCTACGGCAGTACAACGAAAATAGTCGATGGGATGGTCAATGTCCCGGATGCGCCGGGCTTTGGATTCGAATGCAAGCCGCAGCTGTTCTCGCTTTTTGCAAAAATGATTGGATAG
- a CDS encoding OmpW/AlkL family protein — protein sequence MYVIRHLVVAGALALGALTTLPAVAHEAGDWIVKAGLTSVMPKSGNGTVGKSIAPRGIDLDVNDSTRPSFSLTYMATRHLGIELLAAAPFKHDIRGSAADLGGDLGRIGTTRQLPPTLSVQWHFLPDARVQPYVGVGLNYTTFFDTKPTGALRDLGVEKLKLSDSWGLAAQVGADVKINDSWFLNASVRYIDIKTSVRLDGNKIGTAKINPWVATVGVGYRF from the coding sequence ATGTATGTCATTCGTCATTTGGTCGTCGCAGGCGCGCTTGCGCTGGGTGCACTCACTACCTTGCCTGCAGTTGCTCACGAAGCGGGGGACTGGATAGTGAAAGCCGGTTTGACCAGTGTGATGCCCAAGTCGGGCAATGGTACGGTTGGAAAAAGTATCGCCCCTCGCGGGATTGACCTGGATGTCAATGACAGTACACGCCCCAGTTTCAGTCTGACGTATATGGCCACGCGACATCTTGGGATCGAGCTGCTGGCTGCAGCGCCGTTCAAGCATGACATTCGTGGTAGCGCCGCTGACCTGGGCGGCGATCTTGGAAGGATTGGCACAACCAGGCAACTGCCGCCAACGCTTAGCGTTCAATGGCATTTTTTGCCCGATGCCCGGGTACAGCCCTATGTGGGAGTTGGGCTCAATTACACCACCTTCTTTGACACCAAACCGACAGGTGCGCTGCGGGATCTTGGCGTTGAAAAACTCAAGCTCTCGGACTCCTGGGGGTTGGCCGCCCAAGTGGGCGCCGATGTGAAAATCAACGATAGCTGGTTTTTAAATGCCAGTGTTCGCTATATTGATATCAAGACCAGTGTTCGACTTGATGGCAACAAAATTGGTACCGCAAAAATCAATCCCTGGGTCGCCACAGTCGGCGTAGGATATCGGTTCTGA
- a CDS encoding AAA family ATPase, producing MNPQSTNFFVLTGGPGSGKTTLINQLTDMGYHCMSEAGRTVIRQQQSCGGGALPWNDKITYARLMYEHDLAAYRRACNMNGPVFFDRGIVDVVAYLQMEHLPVPETLQTAASHCRYHTTAFILPPWPQIYRRDQERQQDLPTAIATYHAMIKTYLQYGYTLVHVPRLPVAQRAVFILNAITSEHRSKKD from the coding sequence ATGAATCCTCAATCAACCAACTTTTTTGTATTGACCGGTGGACCCGGCTCTGGAAAAACGACTTTGATCAATCAACTGACAGATATGGGATACCACTGTATGTCAGAAGCAGGTCGGACCGTAATACGCCAGCAGCAAAGCTGTGGCGGAGGTGCCCTGCCATGGAACGACAAAATCACGTATGCCCGGCTCATGTACGAACACGACCTGGCGGCTTATCGGCGCGCATGCAATATGAATGGTCCGGTTTTTTTTGATCGCGGTATCGTGGACGTTGTTGCGTACCTGCAAATGGAGCACTTGCCTGTTCCAGAAACACTGCAAACAGCGGCATCCCATTGTCGATATCATACGACAGCGTTTATTTTGCCGCCCTGGCCACAGATCTATCGTCGTGATCAGGAACGCCAGCAGGACCTGCCCACCGCCATCGCGACCTATCACGCGATGATAAAGACATATTTACAATATGGCTATACGCTGGTGCACGTGCCCCGCCTGCCGGTCGCGCAACGGGCGGTGTTCATCCTGAATGCGATCACGTCCGAACACCGCAGCAAAAAAGATTGA
- a CDS encoding DUF2195 family protein, whose product MKKSIICPIMLLALVHGQALAHNVSLNIHNTLSACVAIYIRDTSIHANMLLANTVFQLRKPIGECGCRSALVSYDSVTIVNTAPQVLQNGLIGISKSGNKTLALASEQALVTDRQIQLQFRCAPAL is encoded by the coding sequence ATGAAAAAAAGTATTATCTGCCCAATCATGTTGTTGGCATTAGTCCATGGGCAGGCACTGGCGCACAATGTTTCGTTGAATATCCACAACACGCTCTCGGCCTGCGTGGCCATATACATCAGAGATACGTCCATACATGCCAATATGCTTCTGGCCAATACGGTTTTTCAATTGCGCAAGCCTATTGGTGAGTGTGGCTGCCGGTCTGCACTGGTAAGCTATGACAGTGTCACAATCGTAAACACTGCGCCGCAGGTGCTGCAAAATGGGCTGATCGGAATCAGCAAGAGCGGCAACAAAACGCTGGCGCTGGCATCAGAGCAGGCCCTGGTCACAGACAGGCAGATACAGCTTCAATTTCGTTGTGCGCCCGCGTTATAG
- a CDS encoding Bug family tripartite tricarboxylate transporter substrate binding protein — translation MNKYVLGLAAGLSFVAMSCAQAQYPEKPVSIIVPFPAGQTGDLIARTVGEKLSKALGQAFIVENRGGAGGTIGTGYAARAKQDGYTLLLTSTGPFSIAPHLYKSLSYDPLKDLQPIAEIATSPQVLAVNPDNGINSLKDLVAKAKQEDLNFASAGTGSTQHLTMEYFLSTAGAKMTHVPFKGSSEAQPQVISGLISGLSDTLPAILPQIKAGRLKALAVVGSERSAFLPDTPSTDQAGFPGLNTVAFFALMAPKGTPPEVIELLNAQVNKALKEPATLEQFKKLALTPAKEQTAAQFTAYLEDEAQKWKKITDTAKVEKK, via the coding sequence ATGAACAAATATGTATTGGGGCTTGCCGCTGGCCTGAGCTTTGTTGCTATGAGCTGTGCACAGGCACAGTATCCGGAAAAACCGGTATCAATCATTGTGCCGTTTCCCGCAGGACAGACCGGCGATCTGATTGCCCGTACCGTGGGTGAAAAACTGTCCAAAGCTCTGGGCCAGGCATTTATTGTCGAAAACAGAGGCGGGGCCGGCGGCACGATTGGTACGGGCTATGCGGCGCGCGCAAAACAGGACGGCTATACCTTGCTGTTGACTAGTACGGGGCCGTTTTCCATCGCGCCTCATTTGTACAAATCACTCAGCTACGATCCGCTTAAGGATTTGCAGCCCATTGCCGAAATAGCCACTTCGCCGCAGGTATTGGCTGTCAATCCCGATAATGGCATCAACTCGCTGAAAGACCTGGTGGCCAAGGCAAAACAGGAGGATTTGAACTTTGCTTCTGCGGGAACTGGCTCAACCCAGCATCTGACGATGGAATATTTTTTAAGTACGGCAGGTGCAAAGATGACGCATGTCCCATTCAAAGGCAGCTCGGAGGCGCAGCCACAGGTGATCAGTGGTCTGATTAGCGGGCTGTCCGACACCCTTCCTGCCATTTTGCCGCAGATCAAAGCGGGCAGACTCAAGGCGCTGGCTGTCGTGGGTTCAGAGCGCTCAGCATTTCTGCCTGACACTCCTTCGACAGACCAGGCAGGGTTTCCCGGTCTGAATACCGTTGCCTTTTTTGCTCTGATGGCGCCCAAGGGAACACCGCCAGAGGTTATTGAATTGCTGAATGCACAAGTGAATAAGGCGTTGAAGGAGCCGGCCACGCTTGAACAGTTCAAAAAATTGGCATTGACGCCGGCTAAAGAACAAACCGCGGCGCAGTTCACCGCTTATCTGGAAGATGAGGCGCAAAAATGGAAAAAAATTACAGATACGGCCAAAGTAGAAAAAAAGTAA
- a CDS encoding dienelactone hydrolase family protein, whose amino-acid sequence MNRKKASDFHPDVLKLFDAYVHGGISRRQFLDRSARYAVGGVTGSAILSSLAPNFSWAQQIAPDDKRIKAGYVEYPSPQGNGTMKGYLAQPADAKGKLPGVVVIHENRGLNPYIEDVARRLAVENYVAFAPDALTPAGGYPGDEDKARELFAKLDPAKRTEDMVAAAQFLKGHEAVNGNLGAVGFCYGGGVVNMLAVRMPDLAAAVPFYGGQAAAADVPKIKAPLLIHYAGIDERINAGWPDYEAALKANNKKYEMHMYEGANHGFHNDTTPRYDEAAAKLAWSRTLAFFKSNLGG is encoded by the coding sequence ATGAATCGAAAAAAAGCGAGTGATTTTCACCCCGATGTCCTTAAGCTGTTTGATGCCTATGTGCACGGCGGTATCAGTCGCAGGCAGTTTCTGGATCGTTCAGCGCGTTATGCAGTAGGCGGCGTCACAGGCTCGGCGATTCTCAGCAGTCTTGCACCGAATTTTTCCTGGGCGCAGCAAATTGCGCCTGATGACAAACGAATTAAAGCTGGCTACGTGGAATATCCTTCTCCCCAGGGCAATGGCACCATGAAAGGCTATCTGGCGCAGCCGGCCGATGCCAAGGGCAAGTTGCCTGGCGTTGTCGTTATTCACGAAAACCGGGGACTCAATCCCTATATCGAGGACGTGGCACGGCGACTGGCTGTTGAAAACTATGTCGCATTCGCGCCAGATGCGCTTACGCCGGCAGGCGGATATCCCGGTGATGAAGACAAGGCGCGCGAGCTTTTCGCCAAACTTGATCCAGCCAAGCGCACCGAAGATATGGTGGCGGCAGCGCAATTTCTGAAGGGGCACGAAGCCGTGAATGGCAACCTTGGTGCAGTTGGGTTTTGCTATGGCGGCGGGGTGGTCAATATGCTGGCTGTTCGCATGCCGGATCTGGCGGCTGCCGTCCCATTCTATGGTGGCCAGGCTGCCGCTGCAGATGTGCCGAAAATCAAGGCGCCACTACTGATCCATTATGCAGGCATTGATGAGCGCATCAACGCGGGATGGCCGGATTACGAAGCCGCGCTCAAGGCTAATAACAAGAAATATGAAATGCACATGTATGAAGGGGCCAATCATGGATTTCATAACGATACGACGCCCCGTTACGACGAAGCCGCGGCCAAGCTGGCGTGGTCCCGGACGCTGGCGTTTTTCAAATCGAACCTGGGCGGCTAA
- a CDS encoding outer membrane porin protein — protein sequence MKGKLNIFSLGYEQKLSKRTTIYAIASYGTGKLKFDNTENVKLKSTLVGVGLNHRF from the coding sequence GTGAAAGGCAAACTGAATATTTTCAGCCTGGGTTACGAACAGAAATTGTCCAAACGCACGACTATTTATGCTATCGCATCTTACGGTACAGGCAAGCTGAAGTTTGACAACACTGAAAACGTCAAACTGAAGTCAACATTGGTTGGCGTCGGTCTGAATCATCGCTTCTGA
- a CDS encoding porin → MDNSIKYISPDLSGFKVGIGYAGKNTKTTGSDGFEDFEARDTSNWITTGASYDNGPLSVGVSYDRFRTDVRLSNGAGEKVQPICGICLAPMILRSSNCSWVMVRFAAQWPTMLS, encoded by the coding sequence ATGGACAATTCGATCAAATATATCAGTCCTGACCTTTCCGGCTTCAAAGTTGGTATCGGCTATGCTGGCAAAAACACGAAAACCACCGGCAGCGACGGCTTCGAAGATTTCGAAGCACGTGATACTTCCAACTGGATCACGACTGGTGCCTCTTATGATAACGGCCCGCTTTCTGTCGGCGTTTCATACGATCGCTTCCGCACAGACGTGCGTCTGTCCAATGGTGCAGGCGAGAAGGTACAACCCATATGTGGAATCTGTTTGGCGCCTATGATTTTGAGGTCGTCAAATTGTTCCTGGGTTATGGTCAGATTCGCGGCTCAATGGCCAACGATGTTATCGTAG
- the proP gene encoding glycine betaine/L-proline transporter ProP — translation MHIDDITVIDDTKLKKAVTAAALGNAMEWFDFGVYGFVAYALGKVFFPDASPAVQTIAALGTFSVPFLVRPLGGVFFGVMGDRFGRQKVLSLTIIIMAISTFCIGLIPSYATIGLWAPVLLLLCKLAQGFSVGGEYTGAAVFVAEYAPDRRRGFLGSWLDFGSIAGFVLGAGLVVLLQTILKEPTFLEWGWRVPFFIAGPLGLLGLYLRHAAEETPAFTQQLEKMEKEDKDAIKEKPGVSFREIFSKYRKALLISIGMVLVTNITYYMLLTYMPTYLSSSLGYTEEHGVLIIVVVMIGMLFVQPVVGFFSDKIGRKPFLRIGSIGLLLLAIPAYQFIGSDNTGLIFLGLLFIAIVLNCMTGVMASTLPALFPTRIRYSALASSFNVAIIVAGLTPTVAAWLVEETGNLMMPAYYLMVAAVIGIITSFYLPETANKPMRGDTPTASNKHEAKALLKEAYDDIEQTVGDVDEEITALQEQLEALKARRQRLVDRHPHMD, via the coding sequence TTGCATATTGACGATATCACCGTCATTGACGATACCAAGCTTAAGAAGGCCGTCACTGCCGCGGCACTTGGCAATGCGATGGAATGGTTTGATTTTGGCGTATATGGCTTCGTGGCCTATGCGCTGGGTAAAGTCTTTTTCCCGGATGCCTCGCCTGCGGTGCAGACCATCGCGGCGCTCGGGACGTTTTCTGTCCCGTTTCTGGTCCGGCCGCTGGGAGGCGTGTTTTTTGGTGTGATGGGCGATAGATTCGGGCGCCAGAAGGTGCTGTCGCTAACTATTATTATCATGGCCATCAGCACTTTCTGCATCGGGCTGATTCCGTCGTACGCAACCATCGGCCTGTGGGCCCCAGTTCTTTTGCTGTTATGCAAACTGGCTCAGGGTTTTTCTGTCGGCGGTGAGTATACGGGCGCGGCGGTGTTTGTTGCCGAATATGCACCCGACCGGCGACGCGGGTTTCTGGGTAGTTGGCTCGATTTCGGCTCAATTGCCGGTTTCGTGCTTGGCGCTGGCCTGGTGGTGTTGTTGCAAACGATCCTCAAAGAGCCAACCTTTCTGGAATGGGGCTGGCGGGTGCCTTTCTTTATTGCCGGTCCCTTAGGTCTGCTGGGGCTTTATCTGCGTCACGCTGCCGAAGAAACCCCCGCATTTACGCAACAGCTTGAAAAGATGGAAAAAGAAGACAAGGATGCCATCAAGGAAAAGCCGGGTGTTTCCTTTCGCGAGATTTTTTCCAAATATCGCAAGGCTTTGTTGATCAGCATAGGTATGGTTCTGGTAACCAATATTACCTACTATATGTTGCTCACGTATATGCCTACCTATTTATCGAGCAGCCTGGGCTACACCGAAGAGCACGGTGTGTTGATTATTGTTGTGGTCATGATCGGGATGTTGTTCGTGCAGCCGGTTGTCGGTTTTTTCAGCGATAAAATTGGCAGAAAACCCTTCCTGAGAATCGGCAGCATTGGTTTGCTGTTGCTGGCAATACCGGCTTACCAGTTCATTGGCAGCGACAATACTGGGCTGATCTTCCTGGGGCTTTTGTTTATTGCAATCGTACTCAATTGTATGACGGGTGTGATGGCCTCGACACTGCCGGCATTATTTCCGACGCGTATCCGCTATAGCGCGCTGGCAAGTTCCTTTAATGTCGCCATTATTGTTGCCGGGCTCACGCCAACCGTAGCGGCCTGGCTGGTGGAAGAAACAGGCAATCTGATGATGCCGGCCTATTATTTGATGGTTGCTGCCGTCATCGGAATCATTACCTCCTTCTATCTTCCCGAGACCGCGAACAAGCCGATGCGGGGCGACACGCCCACAGCATCCAACAAGCACGAGGCCAAGGCGCTGCTCAAGGAAGCTTACGATGATATCGAACAAACTGTTGGTGATGTGGACGAGGAAATCACAGCGTTGCAGGAGCAGCTTGAAGCACTGAAGGCGCGCCGCCAGCGCCTGGTAGACCGCCATCCGCACATGGATTAA
- a CDS encoding fumarate hydratase — MREINTDLITNTVAQLCIDACHQLPENLVNSFHRAAETEVSPLGKQVLIKLIENDRIARENNVSYCHDTGLTIVYAEVGQDVHITGCNFNDALQSGVRKGYAEGFMRKSVVGDPLTRMNTNDNTPAVLHTEIVPGEQIRLTVLPKGGGSENWSTMKFLLPGEGVQGVKDFVLQAIIKAGGSACPPLTVGVGLGGSFDKVTEIAKKAILRDIGVHSELPHIAQLESELLAEINKTGIGPQGYGGSNTALWVAVETYACHITALPVAVNIQCHASRRKTAII, encoded by the coding sequence ATGCGTGAAATTAACACTGACCTGATAACGAATACTGTTGCTCAATTGTGTATTGATGCCTGTCATCAATTGCCGGAAAATCTGGTGAATAGTTTCCACCGTGCAGCAGAAACAGAAGTGTCGCCGCTGGGTAAACAGGTATTGATAAAACTCATCGAGAACGACCGTATTGCAAGAGAGAATAATGTTTCCTATTGCCATGACACGGGCCTGACCATTGTTTATGCAGAAGTGGGACAGGATGTGCACATTACAGGCTGTAATTTCAATGATGCGCTTCAGAGCGGCGTCAGAAAAGGGTATGCCGAAGGATTCATGCGTAAGTCTGTGGTTGGTGATCCCTTAACAAGAATGAATACGAATGACAATACTCCGGCGGTTTTGCATACGGAAATTGTGCCAGGCGAACAGATTCGCCTGACGGTTTTACCCAAGGGAGGGGGCAGTGAAAACTGGAGCACCATGAAGTTTTTGTTACCTGGCGAAGGCGTTCAGGGTGTTAAAGACTTTGTGCTTCAGGCAATCATCAAGGCGGGAGGTAGTGCCTGCCCTCCGTTGACGGTTGGCGTTGGACTGGGCGGCAGTTTCGATAAGGTGACGGAAATTGCCAAGAAAGCCATTTTGCGTGACATTGGTGTTCACAGTGAGCTGCCGCATATCGCACAGCTGGAATCAGAACTGCTGGCTGAAATAAACAAAACAGGGATTGGCCCACAAGGTTACGGCGGGTCCAATACGGCGTTGTGGGTCGCGGTTGAAACGTATGCCTGTCATATCACGGCGCTGCCAGTGGCAGTCAATATACAGTGCCATGCCTCGCGTCGCAAAACGGCCATTATCTGA
- a CDS encoding GntR family transcriptional regulator, protein MDVRYSELANTIVKNIKDGIYPVGSRLPSEVDFARQFDVSRTTIRSALRVVEELGLISRKRRAGTVVEAAKPASQYSKSLHSIEDLVNYASKTIRNVLDISEIICDDALATTLECKAGKRWLRVQILRTELTDRDHPICWTDAYMDPDDGRAILDLIKDGSGLLCHFIEQRTGRTVIDLKQQVGATQVPAAVAHLLQVEADSVGLEITRHYLDQAKKVFLITVNIYPKDKFKFTFWIHRDKH, encoded by the coding sequence ATGGATGTCAGATACTCGGAACTTGCCAATACCATCGTAAAAAACATCAAGGATGGCATTTACCCGGTGGGATCCCGGTTGCCAAGCGAGGTTGATTTTGCTCGCCAATTCGACGTCAGCAGAACAACAATACGATCAGCATTAAGGGTTGTGGAAGAGCTGGGATTGATATCGCGCAAGCGCCGGGCGGGCACGGTTGTAGAGGCGGCCAAGCCTGCCAGCCAATACAGTAAATCGCTCCATAGTATCGAGGATCTGGTCAATTACGCGAGCAAGACTATTCGAAATGTCCTGGATATCAGCGAAATTATTTGTGATGACGCACTGGCAACGACCCTGGAATGCAAGGCTGGAAAACGCTGGCTTCGTGTACAGATACTACGAACCGAACTAACAGACCGGGATCATCCTATCTGCTGGACCGATGCCTATATGGACCCGGATGACGGACGGGCCATCCTGGATCTTATCAAGGACGGTTCAGGCCTGTTGTGCCATTTCATCGAACAGCGTACAGGTCGTACCGTCATTGATTTGAAACAGCAGGTCGGGGCCACGCAGGTTCCCGCTGCGGTGGCTCATTTGTTGCAGGTAGAAGCAGATTCTGTAGGCCTGGAGATCACCCGCCATTATCTGGATCAGGCAAAAAAAGTATTTCTTATCACGGTCAACATTTATCCAAAAGACAAATTCAAATTTACGTTCTGGATTCACCGCGATAAGCACTAA